The following proteins are co-located in the Urocitellus parryii isolate mUroPar1 chromosome 15, mUroPar1.hap1, whole genome shotgun sequence genome:
- the Meis3 gene encoding homeobox protein Meis3, whose protein sequence is MARRYDELPHYPGIVDGTAALAGFSETVPSAPRGSGPYGPHRPPQPPAPGLDSDGLKREKDEIYGHPLFPLLALVFEKCELATCSPRDGASAGLGTPPSSDVCSSDSFNEDIAAFAKQIHSERPLFSSNPELDNLMIQAIQVLRFHLLELEKVHDLCDNFCHRYITCLKGKMPIDLVIEDRDVGCREDLEDYPASCPSLPDQNNTWIRDHEDSGSAHLGTPGPSSGGLASHSGDNSSDQGDGLDTSVASPSSGGEDEELDQERRRNKKRGIFPKVATNIMRAWLFQHLSHPYPSEEQKKQLAQDTGLTILQVNNWFINARRRIVQPMIDQSNRTGPGAVFSPEGQPVAGYAETQPHLTVRPPGSVGMSLNLEGEWHYL, encoded by the exons ATGGCCCGGAGG TACGATGAGCTACCCCACTACCCAGGCATCGTGGACGGGACAGCAGCCCTGGCAGGCTTCTCTGAGACAGTGCCCTCTGCACCCCGGGGCTCTGGGCCCTACGGCCCCCACCGGCCTCCCCAGCCCCCGGCCCCAGGCTTGGACAGCGACGGCCTGAAGAGGGAGAAGGATGAGATCTACGG aCACCCGCTCTTCCCACTGCTGGCCTTGGTCTTTGAGAAATGTGAGCTGGCCACCTGCTCACCCAGAGATGGGGCCAGCGCTGGGCTGGGCACACCCCCCAGCAGCGACGTCTGCTCTTCTGACTCCTTCAACGAGGACATTGCGGCCTTCGCCAAACAG ATCCACTCCGAGAGACCTCTCTTCTCCTCCAACCCAGAGCTGGACAACCTG ATGATCCAGGCCATTCAGGTGCTCCGGTTCCACCTGCTGGAGCTGGAGAAG GTCCACGACCTGTGCGACAACTTCTGTCACCGCTACATCACCTGCCTCAAGGGAAAGATGCCCATCGATCTGGTCATCGAGGATCGGGACGTCGGCTGCAGGGAGGACCTCGAGGACTAtccagcctcctgccccagcctcccagacCAG AATAACACATGGATCAGAGACCATGAGGACAGTGGGTCTGCCCATTTGGGGACTCCGGGTCCATCCAGCGGGGGCTTGGCCTCTCACAGTGGGGACAACTCCAGCGACCAAG GAGATGGGCTGGACACAAGCGTGGCCTCTCCCAGCTCTGGGGGAGAGGACGAGGAGCTGGACCAGGAGCGGCGGCGGAATAAGAAGCGAGGGATCTTCCCCAAGGTGGCGACCAACATCATGCGAGCCTGGTTGTTCCAGCACCTCTCG CACCCGTACCCCTCAGAGGAGCAGAAGAAACAGCTGGCACAGGACACGGGGCTCACCATCCTGCAGGTCAACAACTG GTTCATTAACGCCCGGAGACGCATCGTGCAACCCATGATCGACCAATCCAACCGCACAG GGCCAGGCGCCGTCTTCAGCCCCGAGGGCCAGCCCGTGGCAGGCTACGCTGAGACTCAGCCGCATCTGACTGTCAGGCCGCCCG GCTCAGTGGGCATGAGTCTGAACTTGGAAGGAGAGTGGCATTACCTCTAG